One region of Oryza glaberrima chromosome 7, OglaRS2, whole genome shotgun sequence genomic DNA includes:
- the LOC127780492 gene encoding uncharacterized protein LOC127780492: MSSIGTSKGVLEIAKFGVYVSVPVALTYLVATDSKTLKKLMGLREYVVYPPEGPRPPPPEELRERAREIARKRQQQQ, encoded by the exons atgTCGTCGATTGGGACGTCGAAGGGGGTCCTGGAGATCGCCAAGTTCGGGGTGTACGTCTCCGTCCCCGTCGCGCTCACCTACCTCGTCGCCACCGACTCCAAGACCCTCAAGAAGCTCATGGGCCTc CGTGAATACGTGGTATATCCTCCCGAAGGTCCACGTCCACCACCTCCTGAAGAACTTCGTGAAAGGGCTCGCGAGATAGCTCGAAagaggcaacaacaacaataa
- the LOC127779896 gene encoding bZIP transcription factor RISBZ1, producing MEHVFAVDEIPDPLWAPPPPVQPAAAAGVDDVGAVSGGGLLERCPSGWNLERFLEELDGVPAPAASPDGAAIYPSPMPAAAAEAAARGSRGYGDREAVGVMPMPAAALPAAPASAAMDPVEYNAMLKRKLDEDLATVAMWRASGAIHSESPLGNKTSLSIVGSILSSQKCIEGNGILVQTKLSPGPNGGSGPYVNQNTDAHAKQATSGSSREPSPSEDDDMEGDAEAMGNMILDEEDKVKKRKESNRESARRSRSRKAARLKDLEEQVSLLRVENSSLLRRLADANQKYSAAAIDNRVLMADIEALRAKVRMAEESVKMVTGARQLHQAIPDMQSPLNVNSDASVPIQNNNPMNYFSNANNAGVNSFMHQVSPAFQIVDSVEKIDPTDPVQLQQQQMASLQHLQNGACGGGASSNGYTAWGSSLMDASELVNMELQ from the exons ATGGAGCACGTGTTCGCCGTCGACGAGATCCCCGACCCGCTgtgggctccgccgccgccggtgcagccggcggcggccgccggagtGGATGACGTCGgcgcggtgagcggcggcgggttgCTGGAGCGGTGCCCGTCGGGGTGGAACCTCGAGAGGTTTCTGGAGGAGCTCGACGGCGTCCCCgcaccggcggcgagcccggACGGCGCGGCGATTTACCCTAGcccgatgccggcggcggcggcggaggcggcggcgcgcgggagtAGGGGCTACGGCGATCGTGAGGCGGTGGGGGTGATGCCCATGCCCGCGGCCGCGcttccggcggcgccggcgagcgcggcgatggACCCCGTGGAGTACAACGCGATGCTGAAGCGGAAGCTGGACGAGGacctcgccaccgtcgccatgtGGAGG GCCTCTGGTGCAATACATTCTGAGAGTCCTCTAGGCAATAAAACATCACTGAGTATAGTTGGTTCCATCCTGAGTTCACAGAAGTGCATTGAAG GTAACGGGATACTAGTGCAGACCAAGTTAAGTCCTGGCCCAAATGGAGGATCAGGCCCATATGTAAATCAAAATACAGATGCTCATGCCAAGCAAGCTACGAGTGGTTCCTCAAGGGAGCCATCACCATCAGAGGATGATGATATGGAAGGAGATGCAGAGGCAATGGGAAATATGATCCTTGATGAAGAAGATAAAGTGAAGAAAAG GAAGGAATCCAACCGGGAGTCAGCTAGACGCTCAAGAAGCAGAAAGGCAGCTCGCCTAAAAGACCTGGAGGAGCAG GTATCACTATTAAGGGTTGAAAACTCTTCTCTGTTGAGGCGTCTTGCTGATGCAAATCAGAAGTACAGTGCTGCTGCTATTGACAATAGGGTACTAATGGCAGACATTGAAGCCCTAAGAGCAAAG GTGAGGATGGCAGAGGAGAGTGTGAAGATGGTTACAGGGGCTAGACAACTTCACCAGGCCATTCCTGACATGCAATCTCCCCTCAATGTCAACTCTGATGCTTCTGTGCCGATCCAGAACAACAACCCAATGAACTACTTCTCCAACGCTAACAATGCCGGTGTTAACAGCTTCATGCACCAGGTTTCTCCAGCGTTCCAGATTGTGGATTCTGTCGAGAAGATTGACCCAACAGATCcagtgcagctgcagcagcaacagatGGCGAGCTTGCAGCATCTTCAGAATGGAGCTTGTGGTGGCGGCGCAAGTTCGAATGGATATACAGCATGGGGATCGTCTCTGATGGATGCAAGTGAGCTTGTCAACATGGAGCTTCAGTAG